One window of the Rhipicephalus microplus isolate Deutch F79 chromosome 2, USDA_Rmic, whole genome shotgun sequence genome contains the following:
- the LOC119170371 gene encoding uncharacterized protein LOC119170371 has translation MVRSVSVAILVLVAVVLLARASSSAPANFETESWDRDRQNAVYDSSLTPDEDYLLSLLRSRSSNFDVMPKRSRGMLDFGMTRGASGAKAAKARLGLKLANDPFGPGR, from the exons ATGGTGCGTTCAGTGAGTGTCGCAATCCTCGTACTTGTGGCAGTGGTGCTGCTCGCCAGGGCTTCTTCCTCAGCACCCGCCAATTTTGAGACTGAGTCTTG GGATAGGGATCGTCAAAACGCTGTGTACGACTCATCATTGACTCCCGATGAAGACTACCTTCTCAGCTTGCTAAGGAGTCGTTCCAG CAACTTCGACGTGATGCCGAAGAGGTCCCGTGGCATGCTCGACTTCGGGATGACGCGAGGAGCGTCTGGCGCCAAGGCCGCCAAGGCTCGATTAGGGCTCAAGCTGGCCAACGATCCTTTCGGGCCCGGACGCTGA